The Fibrobacter sp. UWB5 genomic sequence GGGTTAAGTTCACGGATCAAACAGATTGCCGATACCGTTGAGAATATCGCATACGCATTCTCCCGCAAATTCAACGGCATCCCCTGCAAGTTCAAGTGTTTCGTAGAGGATTTCGTCAGAATGCTTCGCAACTTCGTTAGCGATGGTTGTGCCGACCTGTGTTCCGATTGTTTTAGCGATGATTTCAATCATTGTGTGTTTCCTTTGGCGCTCCTGCACCGGTTCTATCTATTATATCGGCCGTTAATCCCGATTCTATAACCAGTATTCTGAAAAAAGTGAAGAGGTTCCCGCTTTACTATGCGCAGGGAACCTTGGCGCTACCCATTCTGATTTTCAAGATATTCTTGCAGAAGCTTGGTATTCAGCCGTTTTCTGAGAGACTTGAGATTTTTGCTGACGGCTGGTTGCGAGATGCCTAACAGTTGTGCGACGGCACTTTCACTTTCAGCCTCCCCTTCAATCCATGTTGTCAATATGTCATGCGTGCGACTTTCAGAGGGGACAGCTTCCAATATGGCCTTTATCAGATTATGATTGTCTGTTTCCGAAGAATCAGACTCGTGATTATCGGTGTCAAATTGGCGCCATACCGTTGCGTTCCCGTAATCAACGTACTTGCCAAGCGAAACATTATGCCCGTTGTTGCAGCGCCATGTTCCAGCCTCGGCCTTGTATTGCGCTTTAGCGATTTCGTTTTTCTCCTCAAACGACCATTCAATCTCTCGATTCATCCAGGTTGCAAAAGAACATACGGGCTTGTAGTTTCGGCACGTTTTGTCAAATGCTTCATAGGCGGCACCAAAAACAAACCATTGTTTCCGTGCGTCATCGTTTCGTAACTTTGCAATTTCGTAATCAAAGGGATGTCTGTTGAAATGGTACATGGCCGCCGCCTCAAATTTTTCTCTATAGAAATCATAGAGGGTGTGGATGGAGGCAATGTCGCCGTCATTCTGGACTTTTGCAATGAGGGCAAGGCGTGCTTCTTTATCGAGTTTCATTCTTCTATCTCCTTTTGCACAATGGCAAGAAAACGACATCAGGGACATCCTGATTTCGTGATAGGTTCGGCTCTTTAGAGCGAAAGCGGTAAAGAGCCGTATAGCGCCCGATTTTTGGTATCAGGCAAACCAATCAGATAGAAGCGCCTTTTTGCCGTAGGCGAACGGACTCGAGTTTAATGCCTTCGAGCGAGGCATGGGATTCCTAAAGAATCTTGCTAAGAATGAATGCTGCGATCAATAGCATTTCAGACCTCCGTGTTAGAGTGAATCCAAGTAATGATGATGATGTCAAGGGTTACGCCGCAGAAGCGAGCTTCATCTTGGCGATGGTTGCGTCTGTGGCGACCGATGTGTAGCGATTGAAGAATTTGCCCTCCGCAAAGCCGACTTCTTTCATAGCCACTTCAAAGGGTGTGCTCATGAGAGGGTGGCTGTAGCGGTACTCAGCTTGACCATTTTGGAAAAGCCGCCCGTCTGGAGCTATCATCAGGTAGCTGCCCAGCATAGCAGCATTGTCTTCTACGAAAATATGCTGGCTGGGTGCGCCATCTGATGCGAAAAGATCTTCACGGTAGTTGTTGCGCAGGAACGAGAAAAATTGCTCGTCAGTAACCCCCTTGCAACAGTCAAAGGGAATTTGGCGAAGAATCTTGTATTTTGTTGCGCCAAGAGCGGCGACCTTGTCAACCAGGAGCTCGTTGTAATTGTTCTGATTGACAACAGTGTTTACCTTGATGCGGATTTTCGGGTTGATGGCGCGGAGAGTGACCAACTTGGAAGCTATTTCTTCATAGCTCAATGTCTTGCCGTGGCAATGGCGACCAATCTTGAGATTGGTTTCATGCGAGAAGGAATCAAGAGAAACCCCAACCTGCGAAAACAGGCGGGCAAATGGAAAGATATTTTCTAAATGGCTCCCGTTGGAGATGACGGAAACCTCGGCGCCGTAAGCGCGCGCCGTTTTGGCGACAAACTGAATTTTGTCTTTGAAAAGGGACGGCTCTCCACCGACAATGCTCAAACGCCAAGGTGTACCGGATTCGCCAAAATGGTCCCTATGGAACTTGGCGATGTTCTCGATAATCTGGCGTACATTCGAGGGGTCGTTCCAGACCTCGTTTTGGTGGTTATGCCACTTGGAATAGCACCCTTGGCAGCTGAAGTTACATACAGCGCATGCGTGGAAATTGATGACGAGGGGAAGAGTCGTGTTCTTCATGGGAATCCTATCCTTCTAGGCCCCGACACCGCTTCATTCAACCCAAACTTACTCCCGCCTAGGTTACAAAGGCGAGCTGTAACCTGCGGTTACAGAATTAAAAAAGCGGCACAAAGGCACTATGTATTCATATAAGATTCCCGCTCCGAAGAACAGGAGGCTAAAAAACCTACTTCAATTATATAAAAATCTTGTGGGTTCGGCAAGTTTTTTTTTCAAAAAAGTGATATATTTCACGTTATGAAGTACAGAGAGTATCTAGATACTGCGCAGAGGCACTTGGCAACATGCAAAAAATTTGTAAAAACTATTAATGAAAGTGAAATTTCAGATAAGAAGAACCTGCTAAAGGATATTTATTATTTGTCGGGTTACATTTTTGAAGCCGTCACGGTATTCATTATTTATAAGACAGGATACTCTCATGTAAGAGATCTTTATAAGATGCAAGGCAAAGTGTTTGAGCCGGACAAACATGATGTTGATGAATTTATCAAAGAATTTACGCAATTTACAAAAGTCGATTATTATCCAGTTTATAATGGAATCACAAAAAGAATTTATTTGGGGAGTAGAATAAGAGATCCTATAACTAAAAAAAGGTTGAAAATAAGCGATGATGATAAAAAGTTTTTAAATGAATTTAATGGTCTTAATGCCATAGAACAACATCATTTTGTAAATCTAATAGAAAACATAAAAAATGATAAAGAATTGTTTGACGTCATTTTCCCGCCATCAGAAAACGTTCCCTTTTTTGTCACTCCAGTTACTATTGAGGTTGAAGCTCTTATAAGAGGATGGTCTTCAGGACTTCGATATTCTGATGCCTTTTTGTGGGAAAAAATTGAAAAGGATCTTAACGAATCGTCTTTGAAAGATCTTCTTGATGTTTGTCAAGAAATCGTTTTTTACTCATATCAAAAAAAGACTTGATTATGGTCAGGAGATAGTATGATACTCATAACAACGTATGCAAAAGAGCTTGAAAAATTTCTGACTAAAAAACAGGATTCTAGAGAAGTTCGGAAATTTAAAATTTTTGTACGAATTGGTTTCCAATTGGATGTATATGTTTTTACAGAAGACTGCGAATCCCTGCAGAATATTGAAGCGGAATTTTTTGATTACATTTCAAAAACTGGCTATGCGGTTAATCAGAACAAATTAAGAATATACTTTAATATTTTACCTCTTTCTGAATTAGACGATTCATACTATTCTAAAATGGTTGAAGGTTCGGAATCTATAGACTATGGTCCTCGCTATAGATTTGATTCCTTTTTAGGAAAAAAGCAATATGAAATAGCAGATGCAAGCGAATTTCCTCCTGTAATAACTTTTTATAGCTATAAAGGTGGCGTAGGACGTACAACGGCAATGATTTCTTATGCATTGCACCTAGCTGCGGATAAGGGGAAAAAGGTTGCCATTATTGATTGCGATCTTGAAGCGCCGGGATATTTAAATTTTTTCAATCTATCGGAGCATCCTGAATTAAAAGATGGGAAAAAAAATGGTCTTGTAGAATTTTTATGCGATACGCAATTTGTTGATAAATCGATTGATATAAATAATTATATTTTAAATATTGGGGTTGATAGAAAACTTAGTAAGCAACATCCTGAATTAGAAAACATTTGGTTAATGCCGGCTGGTAATTTGAATGACGGAACTAATGATGGTGTATTTAGCCAAAGTAGGCGCGATTATCTAGAAGGGCTTGCTAAGTTAAATTTAGGCAATACAAAGAATGTTGTGCAAGGATTTAATAACCTTTTTGGGTATCTAAAAAATTTAAATATTGATGTAATCTTAGTCGATTCTAGAACTGGATTTAATGATATATTCGGAAATGCGATTCTATATCTATCTACGTGTGTTGTAGGTCTATTTGGATATAGTCGACAAACAGAGCCCGGATTCATGAATCTTGTAAATATTCACTCGGCGCTTTTGAAGGCGGATGAAAATAAAAATGATAAACATAATGGACAAAGTTTCAAACTGATACTCGCATATTCGATTTTGCCAAACAATGAAAAGGATCGTATTCCTCCACAAATGAGTGATTTTATAAATCGTTCTTATGAGAATATATTTCCGGCACAATATTTTATTCATAGAAATCCTATTTTAGAAAGTATTGGTACGGGAGACGCTGAAATTGATGATCAATTTATAAAAATGAATACGTCCGAATTTGATAAAGATAGGTTTGTAGACTATACAAAATTGTTTGAAGGAATTGATGATTATTGTTTCTCAGAAAGTCAAGATGATTATGATGAAGGAGTTTCTGAATGTTCAACAAAAAAGCTCATTATTTCTGCTGAAGAGATTTCTGATCTCACTTCGAAAATAGATCTAAAAAATATTATTCTTTATCATTTGAAAAATGAACTAGAACATACGGGAAAGCAATCAGGAAAAGACGAGCTTATAGAAAGAGGGTTTCTTTATCGTGAATGCATGAAAAAAGTATTTAACAAGAACTATTTCATCATTGAGGGGATGAAAGGCTCCGGAAAAACATACTTGTGCAAAGCGTTACAGAATAAGAATATTTTAAATAAAATTAAAGAATGTGCTGACGGCGAACAGGACGTTCAGTATACAAGTATTTGTGTTATGGATGGAAATGATAAAATCATTTTTAGCGGTTTATTGGGGGAAACGCTAGATAAATACTCCCCAAATAATATGTCCAACTATGAACATTATTTTAATCATTTTTGGCATATTTTTACTTGGAATAAATTATTGTACGACGATGGAAATGAAAATCTTGCTGCAATTCGTCACAAGGTTATCACTAATAGCGTGCTTACGAACATAGGGATCGAACCATTTGGAGGAAAAGTTGATAAAAACAAATATATCCATTATTTAAATGAAATCGTTAAGAAGGATGCACTTTATTATATTAAGGAAGATATAAAGAATTTTAATAAAGAGCTCAAACAGCAAAGCAAAAAGATCATTTTGCTTTATGATCAAATTGATTCAAAGCTCCCTTATTGGAAATACATTGCGAATTGCCTTATTAAATCTTATTCAGTAAAAAGTATGCGGTATAGCAATATTTTGCCAAAGTTTTTTATTTGTGCAGGTACGCTTGCTCAAGCAAAAGGTAAAGAAAACAATCGTTTTTCTGGCAACATTATTAATATTGAATGGAGCATTGAAGAAACATTTGGACTCCTATTTAAAATCATTTTTTCGGATGAATGTGCGAGCAAGGCGTTTCGAAGTATGGCGATTAAACAAGGAATTGATTTTAACAATATAGATGCTTTAAAGAATGATTTCTTAATTCCCCAAAGGCAGCTAAAATGTCTCTCTAGAGCATCGTTGGAACAACTAGTTCAAGTTTTTTTTGGAAAATACGTCAATCAATTAGGAAAACCATGGGATTATTTTAAGAAAATGTTGTCCAATGCAGATAACAATTCTGTCAATTTATCTTACTTCATAAATATACTCAAAGATAATGCTATTGAACAAGCACTAAAATCAGAACGCTACATAAAAGAAGTCATTTCACCGTCAGTATATACTTCAAATGAGATCTTGAAAAAGGCTGCGGGGAGGTATTTTAAGAATCTGGCAAGCGACAAATCAAACGAGATTCTATTAAAATTTAAGGAAACAGTTCTTCATACTCCACGATTTGTATTTTGTTATAAGTCGATGGAGAGTACTCTGTTTAATCTTTTGATAGAAGAAACTCTTGAAAAAAACAAAGAATCACTTTTATCACCTTCAGTGTATCGCGCGTCGTTTGAGAAATTAAGAAGACTTATTATTGGTCAAGGGATAATGGCGGAAAAATTTACCAATAAGGGTTTATTTTATGTATTTGCTCCGATTTATTGGAGTTTATGGCATTTGCAGAATGGTGCGCTTGATGATGGGTTTTACTTCATTGATAACAAGATGTATATTGAATTATTAAACAAATCAATTGAGCGTAATAGACAATTGAAACGGAATTGTAAAAAAGAACTTCAAATGCTTGCGAAATTGCGCAAGAGAAAGTACTTGTTTAGTGTAACTGGAACTTGTTGATGCCTTTTTATAGAATATATTTTATCCTATAGAATTTTGACTTAACATCTTATATATTGCAAGATGTTAAGTAACAATATTGTCGCTTACTGAACGTTCTTCTTCTCTCGTTTAATCTGCTTCAGCTGCGCAAGTCTTTCGCCGAGTTGCTTTTCCTTGCCGTAGGGTTTGGGCTGGTAAATCTCGGTGCCTTCGAGTTGCTTAGGCAGGTGTTCTTGAGCGGAGTAAGCGCCGGGGCTGTCGTGATCGTACTGGTAGTCGATTCCGTAGCCCAATTTTTCGCCGACCTTCGTGACCGAATTGCGGAAGGCGCGTGGTACAGGGAGAGTGCCTGTCTGCTTCACGATTGAGTCGGCCTTCATTCCTGCGAGTTCCACGCTGTTGCTCTTGGGCGCAAGCGAAAGGTAAATCGCAAGTTCGTCGAGGGCAATCAGACCTTCGGGAATTCCCATAAAGTCATAGGCTTCGCGGGCGCTTGTGGCAAGCAAAAGTGCGTTTGGGTCGGCAAGGCCGATGTCTTCCATGCTCATGCGCATGAGTCTGCGCAGAATGAATCGCGGGTCTTCGCCACCTTGCAGCATGCGGTGCAGCCAGTAGAGGGCGGCATCGGGGTCGCTTCCGCGCACGGACTTGTGCAAAGCCGAAATCAGGTTGTAATGCTCTTCGCCGCCCTTGTCGTAACGCAGGGGCTTCTTGTACTGGAATTCTTCCAGGAGCTTTTCGTCGATGACTTTCTTGTCGCCCAGATTCTTGCCAATCCATTCAATCTGATTCAGCAGGAATCGTGCGTCGCCATCGGACTGCGCGATGAGTTTATCGACGACGGCGTCTTCGACTTCAACATCCTTCAGCTGCAAACCGCGGGGGTGGTCGCGCAAGGCGCTAAAAATCAGCGTACGCAAGTCGTCCTTGCTCAAGGGTGCAAAAAGAATCAGCTGGCAGCGGCTAAGCAAAGCGCTGTTGACCTCAAACCCCGGGTTTTCGGTGGTGGCGCCAATGAGCGTCACCGTGCCGTCCTCGACGGCACCCAACAGCGCATCCTGCTGGCCCTTGTTAAAGCGGTGGATTTCGTCGATAAAGAGAATCGTGTCCTTGAACATCGCCTTCATCTTGCGGGCGTCAGCTAGGACTTCCTTGACTTCTTTCACGCCGCTTGCTACCGCCGAGAGCGCCACGAACGCCTTCTTGGTGTGCTGGCGAATTACGTGGGCAAGGCTTGTCTTTCCGCAGCCCGGAGGGCCCCAAAAGATCATGCTTGGCACGCTGTCGTTTTCAAGACTCTTGCGCAATAGGCTCTGCTCGCCCAGAATCTTGTTCTGGCCTAAGAACTCATCGAGGTTCCTGGGGCGTAATCTTTCGGCGAGCGGCTGGTCCATAAGTCAAATTCTTTATTTCTGTGTACAAATGTATACTATTTCAAGAATCCTGTCAAGCCGTTCTGATATGGGGCGTGGATTTTTTTTTCGCGGGTTTTAACTTATTCCTCGAAAAGCATATCTTCAAAAGGTACAAGTCCGCGATGGAGTGTGTAACAGGTGAATTTCAATGCCGATATGAATTTATCGAAGGGTAGGTCTATGCCGGTTTCCCTATACGAAAGAGTTCCTTCTTCGCAGAGAACGTCAGAAATATTTTCCTTGTCCTTATGGCTTTCGCAGCCCTGAAGGAACAGGTCCGAATCAATTCCCGTATAGGTTTCTTCCCAAAGGACCGTTCCGCCTTCTAAAAATGTAGCCTTGACGGAGGCTCCCTTATTTGGATAGGTCGCATTTACGTGTGCGATGTTTCCTTCATAGTCGACTGTGCAGGACTGGGCTTTTTCGTAGGAACCTTCTAATACCTGTTTTACGTAGTTGTCGCATGCGCCGTTCATGTACTCTTTGATTTCGTCAAGAGTCTTAACAATATCGCTTTCGGCAGCATAGACTACTGCGGTGTCCGAACAGATAACGTGTGGATTCTTCAGGCTGGAATAAGACTCTTTTATGATGCTACACAACTCTTGCAGCACGTCTTCGTATAGGGGGTCTGTTGA encodes the following:
- a CDS encoding LysR family transcriptional regulator; its protein translation is MKLDKEARLALIAKVQNDGDIASIHTLYDFYREKFEAAAMYHFNRHPFDYEIAKLRNDDARKQWFVFGAAYEAFDKTCRNYKPVCSFATWMNREIEWSFEEKNEIAKAQYKAEAGTWRCNNGHNVSLGKYVDYGNATVWRQFDTDNHESDSSETDNHNLIKAILEAVPSESRTHDILTTWIEGEAESESAVAQLLGISQPAVSKNLKSLRKRLNTKLLQEYLENQNG
- a CDS encoding viperin family antiviral radical SAM protein, with product MKNTTLPLVINFHACAVCNFSCQGCYSKWHNHQNEVWNDPSNVRQIIENIAKFHRDHFGESGTPWRLSIVGGEPSLFKDKIQFVAKTARAYGAEVSVISNGSHLENIFPFARLFSQVGVSLDSFSHETNLKIGRHCHGKTLSYEEIASKLVTLRAINPKIRIKVNTVVNQNNYNELLVDKVAALGATKYKILRQIPFDCCKGVTDEQFFSFLRNNYREDLFASDGAPSQHIFVEDNAAMLGSYLMIAPDGRLFQNGQAEYRYSHPLMSTPFEVAMKEVGFAEGKFFNRYTSVATDATIAKMKLASAA
- a CDS encoding KGGVGR-motif variant AAA ATPase, with amino-acid sequence MILITTYAKELEKFLTKKQDSREVRKFKIFVRIGFQLDVYVFTEDCESLQNIEAEFFDYISKTGYAVNQNKLRIYFNILPLSELDDSYYSKMVEGSESIDYGPRYRFDSFLGKKQYEIADASEFPPVITFYSYKGGVGRTTAMISYALHLAADKGKKVAIIDCDLEAPGYLNFFNLSEHPELKDGKKNGLVEFLCDTQFVDKSIDINNYILNIGVDRKLSKQHPELENIWLMPAGNLNDGTNDGVFSQSRRDYLEGLAKLNLGNTKNVVQGFNNLFGYLKNLNIDVILVDSRTGFNDIFGNAILYLSTCVVGLFGYSRQTEPGFMNLVNIHSALLKADENKNDKHNGQSFKLILAYSILPNNEKDRIPPQMSDFINRSYENIFPAQYFIHRNPILESIGTGDAEIDDQFIKMNTSEFDKDRFVDYTKLFEGIDDYCFSESQDDYDEGVSECSTKKLIISAEEISDLTSKIDLKNIILYHLKNELEHTGKQSGKDELIERGFLYRECMKKVFNKNYFIIEGMKGSGKTYLCKALQNKNILNKIKECADGEQDVQYTSICVMDGNDKIIFSGLLGETLDKYSPNNMSNYEHYFNHFWHIFTWNKLLYDDGNENLAAIRHKVITNSVLTNIGIEPFGGKVDKNKYIHYLNEIVKKDALYYIKEDIKNFNKELKQQSKKIILLYDQIDSKLPYWKYIANCLIKSYSVKSMRYSNILPKFFICAGTLAQAKGKENNRFSGNIINIEWSIEETFGLLFKIIFSDECASKAFRSMAIKQGIDFNNIDALKNDFLIPQRQLKCLSRASLEQLVQVFFGKYVNQLGKPWDYFKKMLSNADNNSVNLSYFINILKDNAIEQALKSERYIKEVISPSVYTSNEILKKAAGRYFKNLASDKSNEILLKFKETVLHTPRFVFCYKSMESTLFNLLIEETLEKNKESLLSPSVYRASFEKLRRLIIGQGIMAEKFTNKGLFYVFAPIYWSLWHLQNGALDDGFYFIDNKMYIELLNKSIERNRQLKRNCKKELQMLAKLRKRKYLFSVTGTC
- a CDS encoding replication-associated recombination protein A, whose translation is MDQPLAERLRPRNLDEFLGQNKILGEQSLLRKSLENDSVPSMIFWGPPGCGKTSLAHVIRQHTKKAFVALSAVASGVKEVKEVLADARKMKAMFKDTILFIDEIHRFNKGQQDALLGAVEDGTVTLIGATTENPGFEVNSALLSRCQLILFAPLSKDDLRTLIFSALRDHPRGLQLKDVEVEDAVVDKLIAQSDGDARFLLNQIEWIGKNLGDKKVIDEKLLEEFQYKKPLRYDKGGEEHYNLISALHKSVRGSDPDAALYWLHRMLQGGEDPRFILRRLMRMSMEDIGLADPNALLLATSAREAYDFMGIPEGLIALDELAIYLSLAPKSNSVELAGMKADSIVKQTGTLPVPRAFRNSVTKVGEKLGYGIDYQYDHDSPGAYSAQEHLPKQLEGTEIYQPKPYGKEKQLGERLAQLKQIKREKKNVQ